Part of the Weissella coleopterorum genome is shown below.
GACTTCCCGAACGGCCGTTGGGTTGGAATTATAAACATCACTAAGAATTTGACCGTCAAAATTACCGGTTAACCATTCAGTACGATTTTCCGTAATCATCGTTTTTTGGAGGGCAGTTTGCATTGAAGGGACTGGAATTTTTAGCAATTGTCCCACACTAATCGCAGCTAGCGCGTTACTAACATTGTAATTACCAGTTAATGGGATCTGGAATTGTTCAGAAAATTGGTTGGTTTTAAAATGTGCGTGCTGCGCGTTCAAGCTGATTTCTGAAGCAAAGAGGTCATTTTGTTCACTTAATCCAAAGGTTTTGGTTTGGTAGCTTTGGTGCGTGGCGCGTTCAATCAGGAGCGGTTCGTCTCCGTTATAAACTAAAGTCCCATTTTGGTTCAAACCGTTAACAATTTCCATTTTACCATCAGCAATGCGTGCACGGGTTTTAAAGAATTCAATATGTGCCTCACCAATCATCGTCAGTATGGCAATATCTGGATTTACTAATTTGGAAAGGACATCTAAGTCATGGGGATGATCCATCCCCAATTCGATGACCAAAACTTCAGTATCAGATGGCATGCCTAAAATCGTTAGCGGCACCCCTAGTTCATTGTTGAAATTTTTAGGCGTTTTAACCGTTTGAAAAGTGGTACTAGCGATGGCGGCAATAAAGTCTTTGGTGGTGGTTTTGCCATTGGAACCGGAAACGGCGATTACTTTTGGTGCAACGGATTTAAGATAAGCTTGGGCTAATTGTTGAAACGCCTTTAGTGTATCTTTTACCAAAATTACTGGAAAGTCTTGGGGTTTCGTTTCGAGGTGATCTTCGGCCCATAAGGTAGCAGTAGCACCATTATCAATGGCACCTTGAATAAAATTATGTCCATCATTTCCCCATGTGATAGGAATGAAGAGCGTACCTGGCTTGGCGGTTCGACCGTCAAAGGTGACATCGGTGATCTGACTGTTCTGGGGATTAGATAAATCACCACCGACGATTTGGGCGATTTTTTCCAACGAGTATTCCATAAAATTATCTCCTACTGCAATTTTTGTTAATTTTATTTTATCAAAAACCGATTGAGATAAATAGAGTTATAAAAATGAATCAAAATGATTCGGTTTGAGTTGATTAATGGGATAGGGGGTTAGATTTAATAAATCAATTTAAAAGAATAAAATTCCGGATCAATTTAGAAGAATTACCGAGTTTCTTTTTGATCGATTCTAAAAACTCGGGTAAATTCTGCTATAATAGGAATTAATCAGCAAAAAATTGATATATTTTAAATGAAGAGGTAAAAAAGGGATGGCTAAAGAAATTGGAATCGATTTAGGGACTGCAAATGTATTGATTTTTGTCGAGGGTGAGGGCATTGTTTTAAATGAGCCATCCGTTGTGGCTGTCGATATGAAAACGGATAAAGTCTTAGCAGTGGGAACCGAGGCTTACCAGATGGTTGGTCGAACTCCGGGTAATATTCGTGCTGTGCGTCCTTTAAAGGATGGAGTAATTTCAGACTTTGATATGACAGAAGCAATGCTGGCCTACTTTATTAAAAAGTTGAACGTGAAAGGTGTAATGTCACGACCTAATATTATGGTAGCTGCGCCGACAAATATCACTGAGATTGAAAAAAAGGCGATTATGCAAGCGGCTGAAAAAGTTGGAGGCGCTAAAGTTTATTTGGAATATGAACCTAAAGTGGCAGCAATTGGAGCTGGATTGGATATTTTTTCACCAATTTCTTCAATGGTGATTGATATGGGAGGTGGAACTTCTGACATTGCAGTCCTATCATTAGGAGATATTGTTTCAGCCCGATCAATTCGCGTCGCGGGTGACAAATTCAATAATGAAATTACCAGCTTTGCCAAACGGAAGCATGGGTTACAGGTTGGAGAACGAACGGCAGAACAAATTAAAATTAAATTAGGAAATGCCCTTCAATCTGAAGAACCAGAGACTATGATTATTCGAGGCCGTGACATTTATGATGGAATGCCTAAATCGGTTGAAATTAATTCAAATGAAGTGGAATTAGCTTTGCATGATTCATTACAACAAATTGTTAAAGCCGCTCATGATGTTTTAGCTGAAATTCAACCAGAATTAGCGGCCGATGTAATTGATCGTGGGGTCGTTTTGACAGGTGGTGGCGCATTATTGCGTAATATGGATAAATTAATCTCTTCTGAACTAGGAGTACCGGTCTTTATTGCGGATCATCCACTGGATAATGTGGCCCGTGGAGCTGGTGAGCTTTTGGAACATATGCACGATAATTAAAGTAATATGCTTTTTTTAATATATTTAAAATGAAAGAAGGGGAACAATATGTCAAATCGTAAAAATAAGGCAATTGATGTCGAAATTAAGGCGATCACGGATCAAATCAGTGAAGTTAAAATTAATAAAAATACCCTTGGACAAATTGATGAAAGTGGTCAACAAATTCAAGTTCAAATTGGACCAAATCATAAACAAATTGTTAAATCATTTGATGAGGGCGTGGAAGTTTTAATTGCTGAATATAATCTTCATCACTAAACTAAATTGTGCTTAACTTAAGTTAAGTGCTATATGCTGGATGAAGATAAATAAGAGGTAAAAGAAAATGTTTAAACGAATTTTAGGCGGTAAGGGTGAAGTAGACTGGGGCATTATTTTTGTGGTGTTGATGCTGGCGCTTATTGGGTTAGCATCGATTTATGTAGCGGTCGTTCATGACTCAAGTGGAGCCAATCCAATGCGGATGATGGTTATGCAAGGAATTTGGTACATTTTGGGGATCTGTGCAGTCATTTTCATCATGCAATTTGATTCTGAAAGATTATGGCGGATCTCGCCATATATCTTTGCCGTTGGGGTCTTTTTAATGGTGGCAGTGCTAATATTCTATAGTCGCTCGTATGCTATGACAACTGGAGGTAAATCTTGGTTTGCCTTAGGACCGCTAACGTTTCAACCGTCCGAAGTAATGAAGCCAGCCTTCGTTTTAATGCTGGCCCGCGTCATTGCAGTGCACAATCTGGAATATAGTGAACATACTTTAGCAAATGACTTGTTGCTTTTACGTAAAATTGTTATGTGGAGTTTACCCATTATCATTCTTGTCTTGTTGCAACATGACTTTGGAACGATGCTAGTCTTTTTAGCAATTATTTTTGGAATGACGCTTGTCTCGGGAATTTCATGGCGTATTTTAGGTACTGTGATAGGAGCGGGTGCTGTTTTAGGTGGTGGAGCCATTGCATTGGTAGCATCAGATGTCGGTCGGCATATTTTAGGTAAATTTGGCTTTCAAGCATATCAATTTGCGCGTATTGATGCATGGCTGAAGCCGCAGGGGGATACTTCTAACTCGGCCTATCAATTATGGCATTCGATGACGGCGATTGGATCTGGTGGATTAACGGGAACGGGTTTTAATGTCTCACACGTGAATGTGCCCGTTCGTGAATCAGATATGATCTTTTCAGTGATTGGTGAAAATGCTGGTTTTGTAGGTTCGTTAATTGTTTTGTTATTATATTTCCTTTTGATCTATCGAATTTTTCAAGTTGTGATGGAGACTTCAAATCAATTCTATGCTTATATTGGAGCAGGAATTATCATGATGTTAGTGTTCCATATTTTCGAAAATATTGGAATGAGTATTGGATTAGTACCGTTAACTGGAATCCCCCTACCCTTTATTTCCCAAGGAGGTTCCGCATTAGTTGGAAACATGATTGGAATTGGTTTGATCATGTCAATGAGCTTTCATAATCAAAAGTACACCTTATCAGAAAGGGAGGGCTTCGCATAATGTTTAAAATTGGATTTATTGGTGCTGGAAATATGGCTCAAGCTATGATGCAGGGCTGGTCAAAGTTAGATGCTAATCAGGTGACGCAAGGCGCTTACGTTCGCCATCAATTACCAGAACAGACGCAAGCTTGGCAAGTGGAGCCATTCCAGAGTATTAGTGAGGCGGCCTTAGTGAGTGATATGTTGGTCTTAGCAACACCACCCACCGCTTTGACGGCGATTGCTGATGAGCTCAAGCCCATTCTGGCGGCGATGCCTCATAAAATTGTGGTTTCCGTCTTGGGTGGGATCTCAGTTTCGATGCTTGAAGAAGCATTGGGTCGCCAAGCTAAGATTGTTCGTGCCCTACCCAATGTTAACGTGGCGGTAGGACAAGGTTATACCGCGATGTATGCTGGATCACAAATTACAGCGGAAGAAAAAGGTGCAGTCTTTGCACTTTTGGCAGAACTGGGACGGGTGGATGAAATGCCCGAAGCTGAGTTTGGAGCAGTAAGTGCTCTAGCTGGTTCTGGTCCCGCTTTTGTCGCTGGATTTATCCAAGCGCTGACCGAAGCTGGTAAAGCGGCCGGTTTAGATGAAGAAATGGCAGCCAAGCTAAGCGTACAAACTTTCCGTGGTACTGTTGATAAAATGAGACAAGATGATTTAAAGGCCCTTGATTTGGCTCAGTTGGTGATGACACCAGGTGGATCAACCGCGGCCGGTTGGGAAGTAATGCAAGCGGGTAATTTGAATGGCTTAGTGACGAATGTGATTCACGCCACCATGCAAAAAAATGCTGAATTTGAATAAATTTAAATTTATTTTCAAAAAAGACTTGCCAAGCATTCTAATTCTTGGTATTATATTATTTGTTGTTAAGCGACAACAAGTAATTATGGCTCATTGGTCAAGCGGTTAAGACTCCGGTTTTTCACACCGGCATCCAGGGTTCGACTCCCTGATGAGCTATTATTTAAAACGACATCTTGTAAATAAAGGTGTCGTTTTTTTATACAAATTATGTATTGATTCATAATATGGTATTATTGTATTAAAAGATTGTATCCACACATTGAGAGGTTAAAAATGTTAATTTTACTATTTATTGGAGTTGTCTTATTAGGACTAGCTGGAATTACATATTTCCGGCATAAGATTGTACGGTGGAGCCTAATCATCATTGGAGCCATTTTAATGATCGGTAGTGCGGTTGGAATTTCAATGGCCCCTAGTAATCATTGGTTTATGGAACATCAAGTATTGAATAAAACGATTAAAATGGATGCTAAAACGAAAGTTGGTGATAATTCATTTATCGTGACAACTAAGGCAAAAAATTCTAAGTTTGAATATCACTACAAGTGGGATAACAAAAATTATCGTATTACACCCAAAACTGGAACGACGCATGTTGTGAAGGGAAAGACCGCAGAAGTAAAAGAGCATATTAGTAACTATCAGGCCAAGAGTTTCTTTGCGAAATTTATGTTGATTGGTTTGCCAACGACTACAGAACCAGATGTTAAATATACATTTGTCTTACCTGAAAATTGGTACATTATCTCAAATGAACAAGATCAAGAAATTCAAGATAAGATTAAAGCTTCCAACTCTGGCTTAGAAGATAAGATTAAAGAAAACGTTACTGAAGCTGTTCAAGCGGAAGTTAAAAAGAATCCAGACTATTTAAATGATAAGGATGCACAAAAAAAGACTCAAGATGAAATCGTGCAATCAGTAACGAGTGATATTAATCAAAAATTAGCGAATGATGTTAATAATATGTTAAATGACTGGCATTTGAAATAGGACGGCTTAACGGGAGTGTACCGAGATGAAATATACGTTAGAAATCCGAATGACCGGTGAGCAAATCGTGGGAATTATCGAAGATGAAAATGGTAATCAGCACGAGGTCAACGAATTCTATCAACATTCGTGGGATGAACAGCTCCAAATCATGGATCTAAAAGCAATGGGACGATTTTTTCAAGCATTTGTAGTGCGGATTACGAACCACTTACCAGAACGTTCTGAGATCACCAAAATTCAGTTACATGATAATATTGACGGCTGGGCGTTCCTAGATGCCAATGGGCAGACTTTACAAGCAGGAAATTACCGTGCTGAGTTGCAGCCGCAATTTAAAGGTTATTTAAAAGCCATGCGCCTGAATGGAATTGCGGGTCAATTAGAACGTAAAGCTGGAGCTGAATTTTCTTTGAATACTCCATTGTTGGCGGCTTTATGGTTTAAAAATGAACATGCGGATCAATATGAACAATTAGCTTATTTTGCTAGTTTTCAAGAATATCTCCATTACCTATTTACAGGCAAAAACCAAATTATGCCTCATTTAGCGGCACGAACAGGACTATACGACTTGGGACATGCCCAATGGGATTCACAAGCCTTAGCATTGGTTGGGTTAACAGAAGGTATGTTGCCAGATGTAGTGAATGTAGATGGATTTGAAGATCAAATTTTACCTGAATTTAGTCGTCTGCTAGGTTTGAATAAAGATACCAAAATTAAGTGGTAGAGCGTATAATATAATTGTTACCGGGGATGCAACTAGTCAAGGAGTTAAGGAACCTAGGACTGTTTGATTGAATTCAAAAGGGTGCGATGCCCTGTTGTCCGGTAATGACTAAATTCGAGGGTTGAAGGCCTCGAATTTAGTGGGAGAATGGTCAAGTGTGATGGCTTGACCAGATGGAAAAAAGTTTAGTTGTCGTGGTGGATCAACTAAACTTATTATGGTGAAATAAGGTGGGGACACCTTATCAGAAAGCACACACTCATTTAGTGAGCAGTGCTTTTTTTGTATCGCATTGGATTAGCTTGTGTTTTGGATGGGGATTTTATTTGCACAATGAATTGAATTTGGTATGCTTAAGACACGTTAAATATGGGAGGAATCATTTTGGAATTTATATCGTGGAATATTGATAGTTTAAATGCGGCAGTGGAACATACATCAGCTCGTGGGGAAATGACTTGGTCAGTCTTGCAAGAAATAGCAGCAAAAAAACCCGCTGTTTTTGCGATTCAAGAAACCAAAGCTAAAAAAACCGGATTGACTAAAAAACAAACTGAGGTAATGGGCGAATTATTTCCAGATTATTTTCAATATGCAAATATTAGTATGGGGCGTCCAGGTTACGCTGGAACGTTAATGTTGAGCCAGCAAGAACCATTGCAGGTCGACTATCCGACTATTGGTGCGCCAGGTGACATGGATTTGGAAGGCCGCATAATTACGCTTGAATTTGAAGAATATTTTGTGACCACAGTGTATACTCCTAATTCTGGTTCAGAGTTAGCTCGTTTAGAAGATCGCCAAGCATGGGACCACGCTTTTAAAATTTATTTGGAAAGCTTGGATCGTCAAAAGCCGGTTATTGTGAGTGGCGATTTTAATGTTGCTCATCAAGCGATTGATCTTAAAAATCCACAAAGTAATCACCATTCTGCAGGATTTACGGATGAGGAACGAGCTAGTTTTACTGAGTTATTAGAAGCCGGATTTATTGATACTTTTCGAACTTTGAATCCCACGAAAGAACAAATTTATACTTGGTGGGCGCAAATTAGTCGAACGGCAAAGCAGAATAATAGTGGATGGCGGATTGATTATTATCTAGCTTCACAGCGATTACGGTCGCAATTAAAAGATTTTACAGTGTTAGACACTGGTGAGCGGCGCGATCATGCTCCCATTAAAGTGGTTTTTGATTTTAAATCGTAAAACTGTTGACTAAAATATAATATTCCTGTATATTTATATATTGTTGTTGAGTAATCAACTCAATGGCCCAATGGTCAAGTGGTTAAGACGTCGCGTTCTCAGCGCGGAATCCAGGGTTCGATTCCCTGTTGGGCTATAAATGATACATTTTAAAAAAGTCGTTGTACAGCGTTTATCGTTGATATGACGGCTTTTTTGTAGCTTTTTATGTCGTAATAGATTGTGATTAAATACGGTCTTTTTTTGCAGTTGGGGCTACAAAAAAGACTCAAGACTTTCTGTATTTCGAACGTCTGAGTCTTTTTAAATTATAATGAATGCCTTAATTCTAGCTCTGCTGCAATGCGAATATTTTGAGGCTTCATCGGTGTTTTATTTTGAAGTTGATCCAGCAAATATTTAGCCGCGGTTTGCCCAATTTGGTGTGGATTTTGTTTGATGACTGAAATACCGGGCTGAATTAGATCGGCAAAATTATCATCATCATAGCCAATTAAACCAACGTCTTTGGGATAAATAATCTGATTTTTTTGTAAAAAACGGACAACTTCCCATAAAACTTGCCCATTTAAAGCAAAAATAGCTGTTTTTTGAGGTTGTTCGATAAATTGCATGACTTTGGTGTGCCAATCAGAATCCAAGTCAATTTCAATTAAACTCACTGAGATATTACTCTCAGTTAGCGCGTTTGACAGGCCATCAAAGCGATTCATCCGACTGCTAATACCAGAAATTTGATTGGCTAATACCAGAATTTGCTCATATTGTTTGGCTTGGACTAGATCGGCAATCTCTAATGATTTCTGAAAATTATCGGAGACAATCGCTGGAAAAGTAAATGGTTCAACATAGCGATCCACTTGAATCACAGGTAGGCCTTGATCAACTAATAATTGATATTGGCTAGGAATATGGGAGAGTGGCTGTAAAATTATGCCATCAACATTTTCATTTAGTAGCACCTGGATATTATTGATTTCACGTTCTTGGTGATTATCCGCGTCCATAATTAAAAGTTGGTAATTTGTATCCTGAAAAGTTTGACTAATTCCTTTTAGAAGCCGAGAAGTATATAAATTTGATAAATCGGCAACTGAAATACCGATCGTTAAGGAAGACTGAGTTTTCAGAGTCTGAGCCTGTCGATTAGGTTGATAGTCGTATTCTTGAATAGTTCTTTCGATTTTTTCTTTGGTAGCTTGAGACATATTCTCGAATTTTTGATTTAAAAATCGTGAAACTGTTGTTTTTGAAACATTGGCAATTTTAGCAATCTCATTAATTGTAATTTTTTTATTCATACGGTAATTATACGATAAATGTAGCAAAAATGTTTGACAAAAACATTGTAAGCGGTTACTATATATTTTGGAAACCGGTTTCGTAAACCGGTAAACAAAAAACGAACTCTTCCTTCAAAATTGAGGTATGGATAATGATAAATTCAAATTTAGTGTTAAATAACTTGGTATTTGCTAGTCAAAGAGAACAAGGTATGCAACAAACAGAAATGTTGCAAATGGCTTCCAATTTGAAAATTTCGGCGGTTGAATTACGTCGTGAATATTTTGATCAGATTAAAAATGAGACTTCATCCATTCAGAAAATGATGCTCACAACGCCCATACGTTTATTTTACTCAGTACCTGATGAATTATTTGTGAATGGGAAATTAAATCCACGTTTGGAGCAATACTTTCATGAAGCTCAACAATTAGGTATTTATGCTATCAAATTTAACATTGGTGAGTTTCAAGGCTTTAATAACGAAATCATCGCGGAATTGAAAAAATGGCTGATGTTAGGTATTCAAATTAATGTGGAAAATGATCAAACACAAACATCTGGTCGGTTAGCTGTGATTAAAAAGTTCATGGATGCTGTGGCTCAAGCTGGTTTAGATCTTGGATATGTTTATGATATGGGGAATTGGCGGTTTGTGGGTGATGATGAATTGGAGGCAGCAAAAGTACTAGCTAAATATGTTCGCTATATTCATGTAAAAGATGGGACTGGATTCAAACAGACCGCCCAAACGGTTTTGCTTGGTGCAGGCGAAATTATGTGGCAAAATATTTTAGAAGTTTTACCCCAAACTGTTCCCGTCGCTTTAGAGTATCCCACTGCAGATCTGCAAATTCTGCAAAAGGGGATTTCGATGCTTAATGATAATTTAGGAGCCCATTGAAATGACAAACATTATTATTAGTAGTTTATTATTGATCACATTCATCCTCTTCATAGGCTATATCATTAAGGGTGGCAATTTATTAATTGGCTTCTTTGGCATGACAATTCTTTGGTCAGTGATTGGCCTAGTTCCATTTTCAACCTTTATGGAGAAAGTTATTGCGCAACCGGCCTTGAATTATGGACCTACCATTATTTATATTGTTTTTGGATCTTGGTTTGGTCGAGTCTTAGTAGAGTCAGGAATTGCCGCATCTATTTCGGCTCAGACTGAAAAAATTGGACGAAAAGCGCCAGTTTTGGCAGCCATCATTATTGTCTTAGTGACAGCACTAATTTTTTCATCTGCGTATGGTGTCGGTTCCGTGATGGCGATGGGAGTAATCTTAATACCAATCATGTTATCCATCGGAGTTCCAAAGAAGGTCGCCATTCCTGCGTTTACCATGGCGATTGGAGCGCCAATGTATATTAATGTGGTGTTATTCAATCAAATTAAAGCATTTTTCCCTTCCGTTAGTTTTTCGGGAAAATACTTAATCTTTGGTATTTTAGCAATGATCATTCAACTGCTTGCAGTGATTATTTTTATCATACTAAATCGACGCAGTATCTTAGATGAACATATTGATACATTAGCGACGGAAGTAAGCACCACTGTCATTCAAAAAGCTCATCCAGTAACGTATGTGATTCCAATTTTACCGGTTGTTTTTAATATGTTATTTCATTGGGATGCAATCCCATCGTTATTATTGGCTACGCTTTTAGCACTTTTGATAACTGGTAAAATGCGATCATGGCATAAATTAATTGACTTTATTAATATGACAACCACTAAAGCCATTAATGATATTTCGGGATTAATTTTCTTTTTGATGGCCTTAATTATGTTTGTGGGTGCAGCCTCAATTAATGTACCAAGATTTAAAGGGATGATTGAGGTGATTGTTCCACACAGTCCGTTAGTTTTGGCGTTAGCAATTGGATTACTAGCACCGCTAGCTTTATTTCGAGGACCACTTCATGTTTGGGGAGCTGGAGCTGCAACGGCTTCCGTATTAGCAGCCACCGGGATTTTTTCACCAAATCTTTTGTTACCGTTACTGTACACAGCTAGTATTATGGCGGTATCAATCGATTTGACGCAGTCATGGAATACATGGGCATTGAATTATTCGCAGTTAGACGCAAAAACGTATTTGAAGATGGGTGTCCCGGTCATGTGGATTGTGTCTATAATCAATGCATTATTGGGTTTCGTCTTTTTTGGATAATTAAATGAATTTTTGAGGAGAGAAATGAAATGAGTGAATTATTGACATTGGGTGAACCAATTGTAACGTTTATGGCAAAGGATGTTGATCAGGGACTAATTGATAGCATTAATTATTACAAATTTTTAGGGGGAGCAGAGCTAAATGTTTTAATCGGAGCCAGTCGTTTGGGTCATACAACTGATTACATTTCACAGGTAGGGCATGATCCGTTGGGACAATTTGCGATCCAAGAAATTCAAAAATACGGTGTAGGGCATCAATACATTTCCGAAGATCCAGTAAACTGGACGGCCTTTCAACTAAAAGAGTTGATCAGTCAGGGAGATCCCCAAACGTATAATTTCAGACGTAATTCAGCAGCTGCACATTTAAGTCCGGATAAGATTGATCAAATTGATTTTTCAGAAGTCAAAATGGTACATCTATCGGGTATCTTTCCGGCTATTTCAGATCAGGCAGAGCAAACCTTTCGCTATTTTGCTAAAACAGTTGTTGAACGAGGGATCAGAACGACATTTGATCCTAATTTAAGACCGGCCTTATGGGCTTCATCCGAAAAGATGATTCAAACAATTAATGATTTAGCTAAATATGGGGAAATTATTTTACCTGGGATTAACGAAGGTGAAATTTTAGTCGGTACTCGTGATCCGGAAAAAATTGCTGACTTTTATCTTAATAACAGTGACTTAACGCAAACCATAGTTGTTAAATTAGGAGCAGCCGGTGCTTATGTCAAAAATAAAAATGGTTCAAGTTACGTAGTCGAAGGTTTTCATGTTGAAAAGGTGGTGGATACAGTTGGTGCTGGAGACGGATTTGCGCTGGGATTAATTACAGGGTTATTAGAAGGTCTTTCGGTGGAACAAGCAGTTATTCGAGCGAATGCCGTCGGAGCACTTCAAGTTCAAACCATGGGGGATAACGATGGATATCCTGATCAACAACAATTAACTCAATTTTTAACACATAAATAACGGAGGAAAATCATGACTAAAGTATTACTACCTGACTCAATTCCAGCCGAAGGTGAACAAATTTTAACTGACGCAGGTTTAGAGATAATTCATGGGACTGGTCGCAGTGCCAAGCAGATGATGCAAGAAGGCGCTCAAGCGGCGGCGGTCTTAATTGGAACCCAAATATTTGATGCTCCTATTATGGATGCTATGCCGAATTTAAAGGTAATAGCTCGAAATGGGGTGGGTTATGATGCTGTAGATATGCCAGCAGCAACGGCCCGTGGAATAAAAGTTGTCAATACTCCGTTTGCATTGAATGATTCAGTGGCAGAAACAGCGGTAACTGAATTATTAGCAATTAGTAAAAATATTTTTTGGAATACGAAATCGATTTATGATGGACAATGGAACTATAAAAAAGCTCATCCCGGGAATGATGTCATGGGTAAAACGATTGGAATTTTAGGTTTTGGCCGAATTGGACATGCGGTTGCTCAAAAATTAGCCGGGTT
Proteins encoded:
- a CDS encoding NAD(P)-dependent oxidoreductase, with the translated sequence MTKVLLPDSIPAEGEQILTDAGLEIIHGTGRSAKQMMQEGAQAAAVLIGTQIFDAPIMDAMPNLKVIARNGVGYDAVDMPAATARGIKVVNTPFALNDSVAETAVTELLAISKNIFWNTKSIYDGQWNYKKAHPGNDVMGKTIGILGFGRIGHAVAQKLAGFNVKIIAHDPFAQAIENVTMVSREELFANADYVLVHLPAMDSTKHSIGMAEFKAMKSTAYLINMARGIIIVETDLVQALQEHEIAGAALDVFEEEPLPLNNPLLTLNNVLLTPHIASNTVETKRQMAIDAANDIVSILNGEDAISVVNK
- a CDS encoding gluconate:proton symporter; its protein translation is MTNIIISSLLLITFILFIGYIIKGGNLLIGFFGMTILWSVIGLVPFSTFMEKVIAQPALNYGPTIIYIVFGSWFGRVLVESGIAASISAQTEKIGRKAPVLAAIIIVLVTALIFSSAYGVGSVMAMGVILIPIMLSIGVPKKVAIPAFTMAIGAPMYINVVLFNQIKAFFPSVSFSGKYLIFGILAMIIQLLAVIIFIILNRRSILDEHIDTLATEVSTTVIQKAHPVTYVIPILPVVFNMLFHWDAIPSLLLATLLALLITGKMRSWHKLIDFINMTTTKAINDISGLIFFLMALIMFVGAASINVPRFKGMIEVIVPHSPLVLALAIGLLAPLALFRGPLHVWGAGAATASVLAATGIFSPNLLLPLLYTASIMAVSIDLTQSWNTWALNYSQLDAKTYLKMGVPVMWIVSIINALLGFVFFG
- a CDS encoding sugar kinase — its product is MSELLTLGEPIVTFMAKDVDQGLIDSINYYKFLGGAELNVLIGASRLGHTTDYISQVGHDPLGQFAIQEIQKYGVGHQYISEDPVNWTAFQLKELISQGDPQTYNFRRNSAAAHLSPDKIDQIDFSEVKMVHLSGIFPAISDQAEQTFRYFAKTVVERGIRTTFDPNLRPALWASSEKMIQTINDLAKYGEIILPGINEGEILVGTRDPEKIADFYLNNSDLTQTIVVKLGAAGAYVKNKNGSSYVVEGFHVEKVVDTVGAGDGFALGLITGLLEGLSVEQAVIRANAVGALQVQTMGDNDGYPDQQQLTQFLTHK